A section of the Macadamia integrifolia cultivar HAES 741 chromosome 9, SCU_Mint_v3, whole genome shotgun sequence genome encodes:
- the LOC122088680 gene encoding mitotic spindle checkpoint protein MAD2 translates to MASRTITKDIITLRGSAAIVSEFFSYAANSILYNRGVYPEESFVKVKKYGLSMLLTEDEGVKSFMSNLTAQLSEWLEAGKLQRVVLVIMSKATSEVLERWNFSIETDKEVVEKGVSREKSDKEIMREIQAIMRQIASCITYLPCLDEPRVFDVLAYTDTDVAVPFTWIESDAKLINNPQMVKLHSFDTKIHKVDTLVSYKNDEWDE, encoded by the exons ATGGCTTCAAGAACAATCACCAAAGATATCATTACTCTCCGAGGTTCTGCAGCAATCGTCAGCGAGTTCTTCA GTTATGCTGCGAATAG TATTCTGTATAACCGCGGAGTTTATCCAGAAGAAAGTTTCGTCAAGGTAAAGAAATATGGGCTTTCAATGTTGCTCACTGAAGACGAGGGTGTCAAATCCTTCATGTCCAACCTAACCGCCCAGCTATCAG AATGGCTAGAAGCAGGGAAGTTACAGAGAGTTGTACTGGTGATAATGAGCAAGGCCACATCTGAGGTACTGGAGAGATGGAATTTCAGTATAGAGACTGACAAGGAGGTGGTTGAGAAGGG GGTTTCTAGGGAAAAAAGCGACAAAGAGATCATGAGAGAGATTCAAGCCATCATGAGACAGATAGCCTCCTGCATTACTTACTTACCATGCCTCGATGAACCCC GTGTTTTTGATGTGTTAGCATACACAGATACAGATGTGGCAGTTCCATTTACTTGGATTGAGAGCGACGCCAAATTGATCAACAACCCACAAATGGTGAAACTGCATTCCTTTGATACCAAG ATACACAAGGTTGATACCCTTGTCTCATACAAGAACGATGAATGGGATGAATAG